The following proteins come from a genomic window of Plectropomus leopardus isolate mb chromosome 11, YSFRI_Pleo_2.0, whole genome shotgun sequence:
- the LOC121950617 gene encoding LOW QUALITY PROTEIN: troponin I, slow skeletal muscle-like (The sequence of the model RefSeq protein was modified relative to this genomic sequence to represent the inferred CDS: substituted 1 base at 1 genomic stop codon): MCKLXKKSKISSSRRLGLKIRLLAVAAQMLQEEAEQKVKEKEAALAERVPPLNLSGLSLQELQDLCRDLHHKIDVVDEEWYDIGLKVSKNDKEIENMNLKIIEIQSKFKKPTLKRVKISAEAMLSVLLGSKHKESIDFKANLKTVKKEEEKKEEVTDWRKNVEAMSGMEGRKKLFDATGN; this comes from the exons atgTGTAAATTGTAGAAAAAATCAAAGATCTCCTCCTCTCGAAGGCTGGGATTGAAG atTAGACTGTTAGCAGTTGCGGCTCAGATGCTGCAGGAGGAAGCGGAGCAGAAGGTGAAGGAAAAAGAAGCTGCTCTGGCAGAAAGAGTTCCTCCTCTTAATCTGTCTGGTCTGTCTTTGCAAGAGCTTCAG GATCTTTGCAGAGACTTGCACCACAAGATTGATGTTGTAGATGAGGAGTGGTATGATATCGGCCTCAAGGTATCCAAAAACGACAAGGAG ATTGAAAACATGAACCTGAAGATCATTGAGATTCAGAGTAAGTTCAAGAAGCCAACCCTGAAGAGAGTAAAGATCTCAGCTGAAGCCATGCTGAGCGTTCTGCTGGGCTCAAAACACAAGGAGTCCATCGACTTCAAGGCCAACCTTAAGACGGtcaaaaaggaggaagaaaag AAGGAGGAGGTGACTGACTGGCGTAAAAACGTGGAGGCCATGTCTGGTATGGAGGGCAGGAAGAAGCTGTTTGATGCCACCGGCAACTAA
- the LOC121950616 gene encoding troponin I, slow skeletal muscle-like — MSEGSAKPKPKISASRRLFLKTKLLKKAMTMLENEKQVRKDERARTLAERVPELQLSGLSLQDLQNLCKELHQKIDVVDEERYDIDSKVSKNNREIQDLSQKIYELKGKMKRPALKRVRVSADAMLGALLGAKVKESVDFKANLKTVKKEEEKKEEVTDWRKNVDAMSGMEGRKKLFDAGQ; from the exons ATGTCTGAAGG GTCTGCG AAACCAAAGCCAAAAATCTCTGCATCTCGCAGACTGTTCTTGAAG ACCAAACTGCTAAAGAAGGCCATGACTATgctggaaaatgaaaaacaagtcaGAAAAGATGAACGAGCGAGAACCCTTGCTGAGAGAGTCCCAGAGCTCCAACTGTCAGGCCTGTCTTTGCAGGATCTACAG AATCTCTGCAAGGAGCTTCACCAAAAAATCGATGTCGTAGACGAAGAGCGGTATGACATTGATTctaaagtgtcaaaaaataacaggGAG ATACAGGACCTGTCTCAGAAGATCTATGAGCTGAAGGGCAAGATGAAGAGACCGGCCCTGAAGAGGGTGAGGGTGTCTGCTGACGCCATGTTGGGAGCTCTGCTGGGTGCTAAGGTGAAAGAGTCTGTGGACTTCAAGGCCAACTTGAAGACTgtgaagaaagaggaggagaag AAAGAGGAGGTGACTGACTGGCGTAAGAACGTGGACGCCATGTCTGGTATGGAGGGCAGAAAGAAGCTGTTTGATGCTGGGCAGTAG